The Acinetobacter chinensis genomic sequence CTGCCTTCGCTTTTTCAGCAGCACTTGCCTGAGCACGCTGTTTAGCCTGTTCTGCTGCAAGTTTCTCCGCTTTTTCCTGAGCTTCGGCAGCAGCTTTTGCAGCCAGTGCCGCTTTTTGTGCATTCAGTGCCGCAGCTGATTCGGTTGGAGTCGTCACAGGAACCTGAGGTGCAGGTGTTTCTACAGGTTCGGCTGTCTGAGTAATTTCAGGAGCTGTATTGGTATGTGTTGTTTCCGCAGAGTCAGTCTGTTCCAGTACTTTGGGTTCAGGTGGCGGTAAATCTTCAGGTTTCACCAGCACAGTTTTGATCTGTTTGGGTGGAACTGGAGGTTTACTCATGCCGAGATACAGAAAACCCACGACTGCAATCAGATGTACCCCGAGGGTAAATCCGATGGCAACAGCATTTTGTTTAAACGGCGGTTTTTTGGAATATTTCATATTACTTTTCTGACTTGGTCAGTAAACCTACCTGGCCTAAACCAGCATCCTGTAATGCAGACATGAGTTGCATGACTTCACCGTATGGGCGTGATTCACTGCCGTTGATCAGTACAGTCAGCTGCTTTTTACTCGCTTGAGCCTGTTCCTGACTTTCGGACAGAACTGTTTTCAGTTCATCCAGTGTCATGACGTCATTTGGGTGGTTTTTATCTTCAAGAAGAAGCGTGCCATCGTCTTTTAAAGTGACTATAGCAGGGCGGTCTTCAGACTGAATCGGATTGTTGTTTGCCTGAGGCAGGTCAACTTTGACCCCAGTGGTAATCATTGGGGCTGTCACCATGAAAATGACGAGCAGAACCAGCATAACGTCAATATAGGGTACGACGTTCATATCACTTTTCAGTGGTTTTTTTATACGCTCAAAGCGTCCTGAACGCTGAATAGCCATCAGTCCTGTTCCTTTGTGCTGTCCAGGGACTGACGTTGCAGCAGTGCAACCATTTCTTCGGCAAACAGGGCACGGTCAGAATAAACACCTTCACCTTTAGATGTGAAATGGTTAAATGCCAGTACAGCTGGAATAGCAGCAAACAGACCGATTGCTGTGGCAATCAGCGCTTCTGCAATACCAGGGGCTACAGTTGCAAGGGTAACCTGTTCTACATCTGCCAGACCAATGAACGCATTCATAATCCCCCAGACAGTACCGAACAGACCGATATAAGGAGCAACTGAACCGATACTTGCAAGTGCCCCCAGACCCTGTTCAAGACCGGACTGATCACGGCTGAGACCCACACGTAAAATACGCTCAGTTCCTTCAATAGTCTGAGTCTGTGGTGCATTACGTTTTTTCAGTTTAAGAAACTCACCCAGTCCCTGATAGAAAATATCTTCCAGTCCACGACGTTTTGAATTGAGTTGAGCATTGTTGTAAAGAGTATTCAGTTCAGCGCCAGACCAGAACATTTTCTGAAAATGATCATCATCGGTCTGGGCTTTTTTATAACTCATATGTAACCTGGCAATCAGATACCAGCTGTAGAGTGATGCCAGAAGTAAAATCAGCATAACCAGCTGAACCACAGGACTTGCCTGTAAAATAAGATCTGAAATGTGAAGCGTGGATTCTATTTGAGTTGCCATAGTTACATGTGCCAGTAGTAATTTTTATTCGTGATCGAGTTCTCGCTGAATCAGATCACGGATTTCATCAGGAATTCGGCTCGGTCTCATTTCATTGCTGATGCAAGCCAGTTCAACCTCGCCAGAAGCTAGCATAATTTCACCACGATAAATATTTTGTTGCAATACAAATGACGTAGCTTTACATGAAACTACACGTGCAGTAACAGTGATGAGATCATCCATCAATATAGGGCGTGAATATTTCACATTTATTTTATGTACGACAAAATTATAATCTTTCTGGTGCCAGTAATGGTCAATACCTGATGCTCTCAGCCATTCGGTACGGGTACGTTCCATAAAGCGAATATGGTTGGCGTGATAGACAATACCACCTGCATCGGTATCTTCAATATATACACGGATCTGAAATTCAAACTTATTCGCCATGATGCTGTTCCACTGTGTTTCTGTTTTGAAGT encodes the following:
- the ybgC gene encoding tol-pal system-associated acyl-CoA thioesterase, producing MANKFEFQIRVYIEDTDAGGIVYHANHIRFMERTRTEWLRASGIDHYWHQKDYNFVVHKINVKYSRPILMDDLITVTARVVSCKATSFVLQQNIYRGEIMLASGEVELACISNEMRPSRIPDEIRDLIQRELDHE
- the tolQ gene encoding protein TolQ yields the protein MATQIESTLHISDLILQASPVVQLVMLILLLASLYSWYLIARLHMSYKKAQTDDDHFQKMFWSGAELNTLYNNAQLNSKRRGLEDIFYQGLGEFLKLKKRNAPQTQTIEGTERILRVGLSRDQSGLEQGLGALASIGSVAPYIGLFGTVWGIMNAFIGLADVEQVTLATVAPGIAEALIATAIGLFAAIPAVLAFNHFTSKGEGVYSDRALFAEEMVALLQRQSLDSTKEQD
- the tolR gene encoding protein TolR; amino-acid sequence: MAIQRSGRFERIKKPLKSDMNVVPYIDVMLVLLVIFMVTAPMITTGVKVDLPQANNNPIQSEDRPAIVTLKDDGTLLLEDKNHPNDVMTLDELKTVLSESQEQAQASKKQLTVLINGSESRPYGEVMQLMSALQDAGLGQVGLLTKSEK